Proteins found in one Oreochromis niloticus isolate F11D_XX linkage group LG22, O_niloticus_UMD_NMBU, whole genome shotgun sequence genomic segment:
- the LOC100711143 gene encoding CD209 antigen-like protein C yields MTSRPQSYIEGEDPDSQHAKSKRGSKVTTEKVALLVLCFLLAVAFVVIYRLSFEHMRTKEMLKNLEGLKKECERVIKNQNVPESKPCSQPEVKINEPCSKCGEGWEHHGGKCYYFSVSKSSWTESRGECRAKGGDLVKIDSREEQKFLDQRLKDIMNYPQDKFWFGLTDSAEEGRWLWVDGSLLDKSLIYWGYNEPDDWKGDYPDGEDCGRMGVKGETSDLNSWFDASCNVAHRSICEKPEITGQPTKASVQI; encoded by the exons GTGAAGATCCCGACTCTCAACATGCAAAATCAAAaagagggtcaaaggtcacaacAGAGAAAGTTGCCCTGCTGGTTCTCTGTTTCCTCCTGGCAGTTGCTTTCGTGGTGATTTATCGTCTCT CTTTTGAACACATGAGAACGAAGGAAATGCTAAAAAATCTGGAAGGTCTCAAAAAGGAGTGTGAACGTGTcatcaaaaatcaaaatgtcCCAG AATCAAAGCCATGTTCCCAACCTGAAGTAAAAATAA ATGAGCCATGTTCTAAATGTGGAGAAGGCTGGGAGCACCATGGAGGAAAGTGCTATTATTTTTCCGTCAGTAAATCATCCTGGACTGAGAGCAGAGGTGAATGTAGAGCTAAAGGAGGAGACCTGGTTAAGATAGACAGCAGGGAGGAGCAG AAATTCCTGGATCAAAGACTGAAAGACATAATGAATTATCCTCAGGATAAGTTCTGGTTTGGACTGACTGACTCAGCAGAAGAGGGTAGATGGTTGTGGGTGGATGGCTCGCTACTGGACAAAAG tttgattTATTGGGGCTACAATGAGCCAGATGATTGGAAAGGGGATTATCCTGATGGAGAGGACTGTGGAAGAATGGGCGTAAAAGGTGAAACCTCTGATCTCAACAGTTGGTTTGATGCTTCCTGCAACGTGGCTCACAGAAGTATTTGTGAGAAACCAGAAATAACTGGACAACCTACAAAAGCATCTGTTCAAATCTAA